One part of the Segnochrobactrum spirostomi genome encodes these proteins:
- a CDS encoding DMT family transporter: MTQPAATLRSADAVHKPAWLQAAPFVFLLLWSAGFPVGKVGVTYTGPFTLLAWRYGLVLAVLVPLILWVRPPLPKTRRAWVNLAVIGFLIQGLYFNLSYFAFRFGISASALSLIVSMQPVVVGLVAPLFTRERVGPRRWIGLLLGLAGAAIVILSRSAIEITSPVAVVLAVLALLAMSGGALYEKRFGAPQHPLTANAVQYAVGLALSLPLALALEDGHVVWSAPFIGALAYLVIGNSLVAISLYLAMIRAGEVSKVSALFFLVPPGSALIAWGMLGEAMPPLAWAGMALAAGGVALASVQRAKPVRDAAEEACT, encoded by the coding sequence GTGACCCAACCCGCCGCCACGCTGCGCTCCGCCGACGCGGTCCATAAGCCTGCCTGGCTTCAGGCTGCGCCGTTCGTGTTCCTACTGTTGTGGTCGGCGGGCTTTCCGGTCGGCAAGGTCGGCGTCACCTATACCGGGCCGTTCACGCTGCTCGCGTGGCGCTACGGCCTGGTGCTCGCGGTTTTGGTGCCGCTGATCCTGTGGGTGCGGCCGCCGCTGCCGAAGACGCGCCGCGCGTGGGTCAACCTCGCGGTGATCGGGTTCCTGATCCAGGGGCTCTATTTCAACCTGAGCTATTTCGCCTTCCGCTTCGGCATTTCGGCGAGCGCGCTCTCGCTCATCGTCTCGATGCAGCCCGTTGTCGTGGGCCTCGTGGCGCCGCTGTTCACCCGGGAGCGGGTCGGTCCGAGGCGCTGGATCGGGCTCCTGCTCGGTCTCGCCGGCGCGGCGATCGTTATTCTGTCGCGCTCGGCGATCGAGATCACGTCGCCCGTCGCCGTGGTCCTCGCGGTCCTGGCGCTGCTCGCCATGTCCGGCGGGGCGCTCTACGAGAAGCGCTTCGGCGCGCCGCAGCACCCGCTAACGGCGAACGCGGTGCAATATGCGGTCGGCCTCGCTCTGTCGCTGCCGCTCGCGCTCGCCTTGGAGGACGGTCACGTGGTCTGGAGCGCGCCCTTCATCGGGGCGCTCGCCTACCTCGTCATCGGCAATTCGCTCGTCGCGATCTCGCTCTACCTGGCCATGATCCGGGCGGGCGAGGTCTCCAAGGTCTCGGCGCTGTTCTTCCTCGTGCCGCCGGGTTCGGCCCTGATCGCCTGGGGCATGCTCGGCGAAGCGATGCCGCCGCTCGCCTGGGCCGGCATGGCGCTCGCCGCCGGCGGCGTCGCGCTCGCCTCGGTGCAGCGGGCCAAGCCGGTGCGAGACGCCGCCGAGGAGGCCTGCACATGA
- a CDS encoding ABC transporter substrate-binding protein, with amino-acid sequence MGYNVSRLTGKIAGGLAAALMAAALGATPGQADDAKLTYFTWSGYELPDFNKSFLAAHPNGVEASTFGDDDDAFTKVKAGFSPDVAHPCYDKIARWRQADLIQPIDTKRLKNWDKIFPVLRALPDLDAGDGKVWMVPWDWGNTSILYRNDIVKDPVPSWSLLWDKAYAGRIATIDAVHDTPVVAALLAGIDIFKKLTPDQIDKIAEVLREQRPLLKAYTTDMTSVEQSLASGELVAAMTWNASATTLKKQGVPVTFMHPKEGMLTWACGMVLLKNAKNVDLAYDFFNSRLEPESGKFLIESYGYGSASSAAFALVPKQDLETLQLPADPQEMLKTTIFTGPMPDNDAIAKMFEKVKAGG; translated from the coding sequence ATGGGTTACAATGTCTCACGGCTGACCGGGAAGATCGCCGGCGGCCTCGCTGCCGCGCTCATGGCGGCCGCGCTCGGCGCCACGCCGGGCCAGGCCGACGACGCCAAGCTCACCTATTTCACCTGGTCCGGGTACGAACTGCCGGACTTCAACAAGAGCTTCCTCGCCGCCCATCCGAACGGCGTCGAAGCCTCGACCTTCGGTGACGACGACGACGCCTTCACCAAGGTGAAGGCCGGCTTCTCGCCGGACGTGGCACATCCCTGCTACGACAAGATCGCCCGCTGGCGGCAGGCCGACCTGATCCAGCCGATCGACACCAAGCGCCTCAAGAACTGGGACAAGATCTTCCCCGTGCTGCGCGCGCTGCCCGATCTCGATGCCGGCGACGGCAAGGTCTGGATGGTGCCCTGGGACTGGGGCAACACCTCGATCCTCTACCGCAACGACATCGTGAAGGACCCGGTGCCGAGCTGGAGCCTTTTGTGGGACAAGGCCTATGCCGGCCGGATCGCCACCATCGACGCCGTGCACGACACGCCGGTCGTCGCCGCGCTGCTCGCCGGCATCGACATCTTCAAGAAGCTGACGCCCGACCAGATCGACAAGATCGCCGAGGTGCTGCGCGAGCAGCGACCGCTGCTCAAGGCCTATACGACGGACATGACCTCGGTCGAGCAATCGCTCGCCTCGGGTGAGCTCGTCGCCGCGATGACCTGGAACGCCTCCGCCACGACGCTCAAGAAGCAGGGCGTGCCGGTCACCTTCATGCATCCGAAGGAAGGCATGCTGACCTGGGCCTGCGGCATGGTCCTCCTCAAGAATGCCAAGAACGTCGATCTCGCCTACGACTTCTTCAACAGCCGCCTGGAGCCCGAATCCGGCAAGTTCCTGATCGAAAGCTACGGCTACGGCAGCGCCTCGTCGGCGGCCTTCGCCCTGGTGCCGAAGCAGGATCTCGAGACCTTGCAGCTTCCGGCCGATCCCCAGGAGATGCTGAAGACCACCATCTTCACCGGCCCGATGCCCGACAACGACGCCATCGCGAAGATGTTCGAGAAGGTCAAGGCGGGCGGCTGA
- a CDS encoding helix-turn-helix domain-containing protein, protein MDASQDEAASDVRVGRRIRALRLEQGLSLAETAARAGLSVGTLSQIERGLSSLRVRSLWPLAAALGVEPHTLVDKDEGQSNDLYVVREGARKSVPVHSEGISKELLSPPGAVLTGLRVVVEPGGGTGAGPYSHDGHEFGCVLTGEIELTIDSILYRLKAGDSFAFKSTLPHAFRNPGSQRCEILWINTAKPNEVKNGA, encoded by the coding sequence CTGGACGCGAGCCAGGACGAGGCTGCCTCCGACGTGCGGGTCGGGCGGCGCATCCGTGCCCTGCGCCTGGAGCAAGGCCTGTCGCTCGCCGAGACGGCCGCCCGCGCCGGCCTCTCGGTCGGGACGCTCAGCCAGATCGAGCGCGGCCTCTCCTCCCTGCGGGTGCGCAGCTTGTGGCCGCTCGCGGCCGCCCTCGGCGTCGAGCCCCATACCCTCGTCGACAAGGACGAGGGCCAGTCGAACGATCTCTATGTGGTGCGCGAGGGCGCGCGGAAATCCGTGCCCGTGCATTCGGAGGGAATCTCGAAGGAGCTCCTGTCCCCGCCCGGCGCGGTGCTGACGGGCCTGCGCGTCGTCGTGGAGCCCGGCGGCGGCACCGGGGCCGGCCCCTATTCGCACGACGGTCACGAATTCGGCTGCGTGCTCACCGGCGAGATCGAACTCACCATCGATTCGATCCTCTACCGCCTCAAGGCCGGCGACAGCTTCGCCTTCAAGAGCACCCTGCCCCACGCCTTCCGCAATCCGGGATCGCAGCGCTGCGAAATCCTCTGGATCAACACCGCCAAGCCGAACGAGGTGAAGAATGGCGCGTGA
- the serB gene encoding phosphoserine phosphatase SerB, which yields MSHPSAVPPVPLVATLVADPALRGLEPALIERAAAAIGGAEIDVLAPGTAADLLYEKPRDAARADEAAIRDALGGAPIDVFVQPRAGRRKRLLIADMDSTLIGQECIDELAAELGLKDRIAAITERAMRGEIAFEPALRERVGLLAGLDAGVTEKVWRERISLNAGGHTLVATMRAHGAYTAVVSGGFTVFTTKVAAALGFDEHNANILEIADGRLAGTVSEPILGREAKLKRLEDLIAEKGLVASETLAVGDGANDLAMIRHAGLGVAYRAKPAVAAEADARVDHADLTALLYFQGYRAADFHG from the coding sequence GTGTCCCATCCGAGCGCCGTCCCGCCCGTTCCGCTCGTCGCCACTCTGGTCGCCGATCCGGCCCTCCGCGGCCTCGAACCGGCCCTCATCGAGCGGGCCGCGGCAGCGATCGGCGGGGCCGAGATCGACGTGCTCGCGCCGGGCACCGCCGCCGATCTTCTTTATGAGAAGCCCCGCGACGCCGCCCGCGCCGACGAGGCCGCGATCCGCGACGCGCTCGGCGGCGCACCGATCGACGTCTTCGTGCAGCCTCGCGCCGGGCGGCGCAAGCGGCTCCTGATCGCCGACATGGATTCGACCCTGATCGGCCAGGAGTGCATCGACGAACTCGCCGCCGAACTCGGCCTCAAGGACCGCATCGCGGCGATCACCGAACGCGCCATGCGCGGCGAGATCGCCTTCGAGCCGGCGCTGCGCGAGCGCGTCGGCCTGCTCGCCGGGCTCGATGCCGGCGTCACCGAGAAGGTCTGGCGCGAGCGCATCTCGCTCAATGCCGGCGGCCACACCCTCGTCGCCACCATGCGCGCGCATGGAGCCTACACGGCGGTCGTCTCGGGCGGCTTCACCGTGTTCACGACGAAGGTCGCGGCGGCGCTCGGCTTCGACGAGCACAACGCCAACATCCTCGAGATCGCCGACGGCCGCCTCGCCGGGACCGTGTCCGAGCCGATCCTCGGCCGCGAAGCGAAGCTGAAGCGGCTCGAAGACCTGATCGCCGAGAAGGGCCTCGTCGCGTCCGAGACCCTCGCCGTCGGCGACGGCGCGAACGACCTCGCCATGATCCGCCACGCCGGCCTCGGCGTCGCCTACCGCGCCAAGCCCGCCGTCGCGGCGGAAGCCGACGCCCGCGTCGACCACGCCGACCTCACCGCCCTGCTCTATTTCCAGGGCTACCGCGCGGCCGACTTCCACGGTTGA
- a CDS encoding acetolactate synthase 3 large subunit, whose translation MSREMTGAEMVIQAMIDHGVDTLFGYPGGAVLPIYDAIFQQDKVRHILVRHEQGAGHAAEGYARSTGKPGVMLVTSGPGATNAVTPLADALMDSIPVVCITGQVATHLIGNDAFQECDTVGITRPCTKHNWLVKRIEDLPRILHEAFYVATSGRPGPVVVDIPKDIQFTKGIYTGPQNVVHKTYKPVVKGNLDAIRHAVDLMSRAKRPVFYTGGGVINSGREASQLLRELVRMTGFPITSTLMGLGAFPASDPQWLGMLGMHGTYEANWAMHDCDLMICIGARFDDRITGRLDAFSPGSTKIHIDIDPSSINKTVKVDLPIIGDVGHVLEDMVRLWRASNHTPDKAALASWWREIDGWRARKSLAYKRNRDVIMPQYAIQRLYELSRGRDTYITTEVGQHQMWAAQFFGFEEPNHWMTSGGLGTMGYGLPAALGVQVAHPGSLVIDIAGDASVLMTMQEMSTAVQHDLPVKIFILNNQYMGMVRQWQQLLHGNRLSHSYTEALPDFVKLAEAYGCVGMRATKPDELDDAIREMIAVDRPVLFDCRVANLANCFPMIPSGKAHNEILLGDDVSDDELEDVIDEEGKMLV comes from the coding sequence ATGTCGCGTGAAATGACCGGCGCCGAAATGGTGATCCAGGCGATGATCGACCACGGGGTCGATACGCTTTTCGGCTATCCCGGCGGCGCCGTGCTGCCGATCTACGACGCCATCTTCCAGCAGGATAAGGTGCGCCATATCCTCGTCCGTCACGAGCAGGGCGCCGGTCACGCGGCCGAAGGCTATGCCCGTTCGACCGGCAAGCCGGGCGTCATGCTGGTCACCTCGGGGCCGGGCGCGACCAATGCCGTCACGCCGCTCGCCGACGCGCTGATGGATTCGATCCCGGTCGTCTGCATCACCGGCCAGGTCGCGACGCACCTGATCGGCAACGACGCCTTCCAGGAATGCGACACCGTCGGCATCACCCGGCCCTGCACCAAGCACAATTGGCTGGTGAAACGGATCGAGGACCTGCCCCGCATCCTGCACGAGGCCTTCTATGTCGCGACCTCGGGCCGCCCGGGTCCGGTCGTCGTCGACATCCCGAAGGACATCCAGTTCACGAAGGGGATCTATACCGGCCCGCAGAACGTCGTCCACAAGACCTACAAGCCGGTCGTGAAGGGCAATCTCGACGCTATCCGCCATGCCGTCGACCTGATGTCGCGGGCGAAGCGTCCGGTCTTCTATACCGGTGGCGGCGTCATCAACTCCGGCCGCGAGGCGAGCCAGCTCCTGCGCGAGCTCGTCCGCATGACCGGCTTCCCGATCACGTCGACCTTGATGGGCCTCGGCGCCTTCCCGGCCTCCGATCCGCAATGGCTCGGCATGCTCGGGATGCACGGCACCTACGAGGCGAACTGGGCGATGCACGATTGCGATCTGATGATCTGCATCGGCGCCCGGTTCGACGACCGCATCACCGGCCGCCTCGACGCCTTCTCGCCGGGGTCGACCAAGATCCACATCGATATCGATCCGTCCTCCATCAACAAGACGGTGAAGGTTGATCTGCCGATCATCGGCGATGTCGGCCATGTCCTCGAGGACATGGTGCGGCTGTGGCGCGCCTCGAACCATACGCCGGACAAGGCGGCGCTCGCCTCGTGGTGGCGGGAGATCGACGGCTGGCGGGCCCGCAAGAGTCTCGCCTACAAGCGCAACCGCGACGTGATCATGCCGCAATATGCGATCCAGCGGCTCTATGAGCTGAGCCGCGGCCGCGACACCTACATCACGACCGAGGTCGGCCAGCATCAGATGTGGGCGGCCCAGTTCTTCGGCTTCGAGGAGCCGAACCACTGGATGACCTCGGGCGGCCTCGGCACCATGGGCTACGGCCTGCCGGCGGCGCTCGGCGTGCAGGTCGCCCATCCGGGTTCGCTCGTCATCGACATCGCCGGCGACGCCTCGGTGCTGATGACGATGCAGGAGATGTCGACCGCCGTGCAGCATGATCTGCCGGTCAAGATCTTCATCCTGAACAACCAGTACATGGGCATGGTCCGTCAGTGGCAGCAGCTCCTGCACGGCAACCGCCTGTCGCACTCCTATACCGAGGCGCTGCCGGACTTCGTGAAGCTCGCGGAAGCCTATGGCTGCGTCGGCATGCGCGCGACCAAGCCGGACGAGCTCGACGATGCGATCCGCGAGATGATCGCGGTCGACAGGCCGGTGCTCTTCGACTGCCGCGTGGCGAACCTCGCGAACTGCTTCCCGATGATCCCGTCGGGCAAGGCGCACAACGAGATCCTGCTCGGCGACGACGTGAGCGACGACGAGCTCGAGGACGTCATCGACGAAGAAGGCAAGATGCTGGTGTGA
- a CDS encoding ABC transporter permease has translation MKAAPFRRPRLSGLAIYVGAYLVFLYLPMVLIPLFSFNDSIQAAFPLKGFTFAWYEALLANERMHDALANTLIVGFSAAALATLCGIAIAYCDVSRPSRIARTVSALARLPILIPGVIVGIALLIFVNLAGFGPSRLAIVLGHTCLALPTTVIVMRTRFAAIPRSLEDAAMDLGAREWLTFRKVMLPLSLPAVAAAFLLAFLTSFDEFIVAFFLTGTEQTLPVFIWAQLRFPKELPSVMALGSLILAVSIVIAGAAEFIRRRGAVAREAAGA, from the coding sequence ATGAAAGCCGCCCCGTTCCGCCGTCCGCGCCTCTCCGGCCTTGCGATCTATGTCGGCGCCTATCTCGTCTTCCTCTATCTGCCGATGGTGCTGATCCCGCTCTTCTCGTTCAACGACTCGATCCAGGCGGCGTTTCCGCTGAAAGGCTTCACCTTCGCCTGGTACGAGGCGCTCCTCGCGAACGAGCGGATGCACGACGCGCTCGCCAACACCCTGATCGTCGGCTTCTCGGCGGCCGCCCTCGCGACGCTCTGCGGCATCGCCATCGCCTATTGCGACGTGTCCCGGCCGAGCCGCATCGCCCGCACGGTCTCGGCGCTGGCCCGCCTGCCGATACTCATTCCGGGCGTCATCGTCGGCATCGCGCTCCTCATCTTCGTCAACCTCGCCGGCTTCGGACCATCGCGGCTCGCGATCGTGCTCGGCCACACCTGCCTCGCCTTGCCGACCACGGTGATCGTGATGCGGACGCGCTTCGCCGCGATCCCACGCAGCCTCGAAGACGCGGCGATGGATCTCGGCGCGCGGGAATGGCTGACCTTCCGCAAGGTGATGCTGCCGCTCAGCCTGCCGGCCGTCGCCGCCGCCTTCCTGCTCGCGTTCCTGACCTCGTTCGACGAGTTCATCGTCGCCTTCTTCCTGACCGGCACGGAGCAGACCCTGCCGGTCTTCATCTGGGCGCAACTGCGCTTCCCGAAGGAATTGCCGAGCGTCATGGCGCTCGGCTCGCTGATCCTCGCCGTTTCGATCGTGATCGCAGGTGCCGCCGAGTTCATTCGCCGGCGTGGTGCGGTCGCGCGCGAGGCCGCAGGAGCATGA
- a CDS encoding glycoside hydrolase family 5 protein, with product MSGSSKSPAPALQLWPGDPRGSDLTVRVRSRVRASQRRRLLAAVVLGVSLSASLSPARAGDTPTEGFWDVQRRGANSFNKVESVDNLAAAKTFGAGFVRLAFDKWKGEGRDFLAGDLDHYRGLVPADLAKLKVILDGAAARGVKVVIVPLGLPGARWSQLNGNVRDDRLWRDEAWWDAAAAYWRDLATALKGHPAIVAYNVLNEPAPEFGQGLSETSQDVAARDRWCRSVAGTPRDLDAFYRKMVAAIRSVDPDTPIMLDTGFYAQPMAARCLSPIADLKVLYSVHLYEPYAFTSRHNDGRYHYPGAVDYDGSSEMWNRDRLAAQLAPFTDWAKSHGVPASRLVGGEFGCVRWNDGCGAYLADQISVMNAAGLHWAFYSFREDEWDAYDYELGTKKLGWRYWEAVEKGQHPSLVRKPNPLSDVLSGALAAAPSKPAAPNGGGL from the coding sequence ATGTCGGGCTCGTCGAAGTCGCCCGCACCGGCATTGCAGCTATGGCCCGGGGACCCGAGGGGCTCTGATCTTACAGTGCGTGTTCGGTCCCGAGTTCGTGCGTCCCAGCGTCGGCGGCTGCTAGCCGCCGTCGTGCTCGGCGTTTCCCTGTCCGCCTCGTTGTCCCCCGCCCGGGCGGGGGACACGCCGACGGAAGGATTCTGGGACGTGCAGCGGCGGGGCGCCAACAGCTTCAATAAGGTCGAGAGCGTCGATAACCTCGCCGCGGCGAAGACGTTTGGCGCGGGCTTCGTTCGTCTCGCCTTCGACAAATGGAAAGGCGAGGGGCGCGACTTTCTCGCCGGCGATCTCGATCATTATCGTGGGCTGGTACCGGCTGATCTGGCGAAGTTGAAGGTGATCCTCGACGGTGCCGCGGCGCGCGGAGTCAAGGTGGTGATCGTCCCGCTCGGGCTGCCTGGCGCCCGCTGGAGCCAGCTCAACGGCAATGTGCGCGACGATCGCCTCTGGCGTGACGAGGCCTGGTGGGATGCGGCGGCGGCCTATTGGCGGGATCTGGCGACGGCTCTCAAGGGCCACCCGGCGATCGTCGCTTACAATGTACTGAACGAGCCCGCGCCGGAGTTCGGTCAAGGGCTCTCCGAGACATCCCAAGACGTCGCTGCGCGGGATCGCTGGTGCCGCTCGGTCGCCGGAACGCCGCGGGATCTCGATGCCTTCTATCGAAAGATGGTGGCCGCGATCCGCTCGGTCGACCCTGACACGCCGATCATGCTCGACACGGGCTTCTACGCGCAGCCCATGGCGGCCCGCTGTCTCTCGCCGATTGCCGATCTGAAGGTGCTCTACTCGGTTCACCTCTATGAGCCCTACGCCTTCACGAGCCGCCACAACGATGGGCGGTACCATTATCCGGGTGCCGTCGATTACGACGGAAGTTCCGAAATGTGGAACAGGGATCGCCTTGCGGCCCAGCTCGCGCCGTTCACCGATTGGGCGAAGAGCCACGGCGTGCCGGCGTCACGGCTCGTCGGCGGCGAGTTCGGTTGCGTGCGCTGGAACGACGGGTGCGGGGCATATCTTGCGGATCAGATCTCGGTGATGAATGCCGCCGGGCTTCATTGGGCGTTCTATTCGTTCCGCGAAGACGAATGGGACGCTTACGACTACGAGCTCGGCACGAAGAAGCTCGGCTGGCGCTATTGGGAGGCGGTCGAGAAGGGACAGCACCCGTCCCTCGTACGCAAACCCAATCCGCTGTCTGACGTGTTGTCCGGCGCGCTCGCGGCTGCCCCGTCAAAGCCGGCGGCACCAAACGGAGGCGGCCTGTGA
- the ilvN gene encoding acetolactate synthase small subunit, producing MLMKIDQATMRAPEPVEKHTLSILVDNEPGVLARVIGLFSGRGYNIDTLTVSETQHEKSVSRITIVTTGSPMVIEQIKSQLARLIPVHRVADLTVTGASIERELVLAKVRGRGEARVEALRLAAAFGAKTLDATLESFVFEFTGATDEAERFIATLTDVGLVEVARTGIAAMARGPEGL from the coding sequence ATGCTGATGAAGATCGATCAGGCCACCATGCGCGCTCCCGAACCCGTCGAGAAGCACACGCTCTCCATCCTCGTCGACAACGAGCCGGGCGTGCTCGCCCGCGTCATCGGGCTGTTCTCCGGCCGCGGCTACAACATCGACACCCTGACGGTGTCCGAGACCCAGCACGAAAAGAGCGTCTCGCGCATCACCATCGTGACGACCGGGTCACCGATGGTGATCGAGCAGATCAAGAGCCAGCTCGCCCGCCTCATCCCGGTGCACCGCGTCGCCGATCTGACGGTGACCGGCGCCTCGATCGAGCGCGAGCTCGTTCTCGCCAAGGTGCGCGGCCGCGGCGAGGCCCGCGTCGAAGCGCTGCGCCTCGCAGCCGCATTCGGGGCGAAGACCCTCGACGCCACGCTCGAATCCTTCGTGTTCGAGTTCACCGGCGCGACCGACGAGGCCGAGCGCTTCATCGCGACGCTGACCGATGTCGGGCTCGTCGAAGTCGCCCGCACCGGCATTGCAGCTATGGCCCGGGGACCCGAGGGGCTCTGA
- a CDS encoding ABC transporter permease, which translates to MNVPGTLVTVTLILFALALVLFLSTRINDSTVLGAGFTFGNFVEAASDPLYRMVVGRSLIIAGLVTLATVGLAYPVAYYAAFHAGRHRGLILFLVTLPFWTSYLLRVFAWKIVLAYNGVLNSGLMELGIIREPILAFLNTPAAVVITLAHAYAAFAVLPIFVALETIPKSYLEAASDLGAKPAETFRRVVLPMSMPGVLSAALVVFVPTVGDYVTPALVGGPSSTMIGSIIQAQFGKADDWPFGAAVAVLTMLVILVVVAAARALDKRFGSRT; encoded by the coding sequence ATGAACGTGCCCGGCACGCTCGTCACCGTGACACTGATCCTGTTCGCGCTCGCCCTCGTCCTGTTCCTGAGCACCCGGATCAACGACAGCACGGTGCTCGGCGCCGGCTTCACATTCGGCAATTTCGTCGAGGCCGCGAGCGACCCGCTCTATCGGATGGTGGTCGGGCGTTCGCTCATCATCGCCGGCTTGGTGACGCTCGCGACGGTCGGCCTCGCCTACCCGGTCGCCTATTACGCCGCCTTCCACGCCGGCCGGCACCGCGGACTGATCCTGTTTCTCGTCACCCTGCCGTTCTGGACGAGCTATCTCCTGCGCGTGTTCGCCTGGAAGATCGTGCTCGCCTACAACGGCGTGCTCAATTCCGGCCTGATGGAGCTCGGGATCATCCGCGAGCCCATCCTCGCCTTCCTCAACACCCCGGCCGCCGTCGTCATCACCCTCGCCCACGCTTATGCCGCGTTCGCGGTGCTGCCGATCTTCGTGGCGCTGGAGACGATCCCGAAATCCTATCTGGAAGCCGCCTCCGACCTCGGCGCGAAGCCGGCGGAGACTTTCCGTCGGGTGGTGCTGCCGATGTCGATGCCGGGCGTGCTGTCCGCCGCCCTCGTGGTGTTCGTGCCGACGGTCGGCGATTACGTCACGCCCGCTCTCGTCGGCGGCCCATCGAGCACGATGATCGGCTCGATCATCCAGGCCCAGTTCGGCAAGGCCGACGATTGGCCGTTCGGCGCCGCGGTGGCGGTGCTGACGATGCTCGTCATCCTCGTCGTGGTCGCGGCCGCCCGCGCCCTCGACAAGCGTTTCGGGAGCCGCACATGA
- the miaA gene encoding tRNA (adenosine(37)-N6)-dimethylallyltransferase MiaA, giving the protein MGAAILIAGPTASGKSALAVGLAEAIGGIVVNADSMQVYRELRLLSARPEATDEARAPHALYGHVPAAEPYSVARWLDEVLAVLAAARAENRPAIVVGGTGLYFEALTCGLSPIPEIPDDVRVFWRAEAERVGAGGLHAMLEVRDPAMAARLEPADTQRLTRALEVLDGTGRSLRDWQAVVPEPPLAPGTYRTLVLAPDRGWLHGRIARRFAGMVEAGGVAEAVAFAALGLAPDQPATRAIGVAPLAAASRGEIDLREAIERAVIETRRYAKRQETWFRNRMAAWPRLDPRNIDEAPSRLAKEMQSPS; this is encoded by the coding sequence GTGGGCGCGGCGATCCTGATAGCCGGGCCGACCGCGAGCGGCAAGTCGGCGCTCGCGGTGGGGCTCGCCGAGGCGATCGGCGGCATCGTCGTCAACGCCGATTCCATGCAGGTCTACCGCGAATTGCGGCTCCTCTCGGCGCGGCCGGAGGCGACCGACGAGGCGCGCGCGCCGCACGCGCTCTATGGCCATGTTCCGGCGGCCGAACCCTATTCGGTCGCGCGCTGGCTCGACGAGGTGCTCGCCGTCCTCGCCGCGGCGCGCGCCGAGAACCGGCCGGCGATCGTCGTCGGCGGCACGGGGCTCTATTTCGAGGCGCTGACGTGCGGGCTTTCGCCGATCCCGGAGATCCCGGACGACGTGCGCGTGTTCTGGCGGGCGGAGGCCGAACGGGTCGGGGCGGGCGGCCTCCACGCGATGCTGGAGGTGCGCGATCCGGCGATGGCGGCGCGGCTCGAGCCCGCCGACACCCAGCGGCTGACCCGGGCGCTCGAGGTGCTCGACGGCACCGGCCGCTCACTTCGGGATTGGCAGGCCGTCGTGCCCGAGCCGCCGCTCGCGCCCGGAACCTATCGGACCCTCGTCCTCGCACCCGACCGCGGATGGCTCCACGGGCGGATCGCGCGGCGCTTCGCCGGGATGGTGGAGGCGGGGGGCGTCGCCGAGGCGGTCGCCTTCGCCGCCCTCGGTCTCGCCCCCGACCAGCCGGCGACGCGGGCCATCGGCGTCGCGCCGCTCGCCGCCGCGAGCCGGGGCGAGATCGATCTTCGAGAAGCGATCGAACGCGCGGTGATCGAGACCCGGCGTTATGCGAAGCGGCAGGAAACCTGGTTCCGCAACCGGATGGCGGCGTGGCCCCGGCTCGATCCGCGCAATATCGATGAAGCCCCGAGCCGTCTCGCGAAAGAAATGCAATCGCCCTCTTGA